From the genome of Colletotrichum destructivum chromosome 10, complete sequence, one region includes:
- a CDS encoding Putative centrosomin motif 1, Mto2p-binding domain-containing protein produces the protein MEREDDTRPSSRPNRDDDGNNRPTTARRLEHDDNDSRPDDPTENTTPADDKSHSIPAENHSPDGRDHEHGHTHNSHPDSDPDAALKTPSKPPAHSDPSNESMLPPPRPQASAVPDSSFVEGATFDDSRHDSLAESAVRAHLQDVESSFVSRLSPIPTITHEGTDDTYLFDGAAPARSPAPPRHTPAKSPSPSPRPTSEPDRDEKSDANDLSELRPQDSASADVSDTTSALETMSSSPAAAAAARTISRAVSSASNRTDKHSHGPSPADQTDEEPPFLRAESAADSVSTTLRSKRSDGSLRGGLVDAGSTPGHALSYGTRPKYLRSRGASQRSSVSSFITNPDTHDDLESEGTANLGADFALQSGGAAPTLSLPRSLSSILSRSVSIGSMVSGMDDPESLPNQLETLDEVDNAFTPRRLPRNDDDLLATPKPSKENLTAPTDTVIARHVRNVQVPESLAKEYRNKSGFVTPRKPSDMPLSASTRSGKNLTLKEQSSTIERLSKENFDLKLKVMFLSDRLDKLSEEGVREMISENVELKTNLAVIQRDNKALRRRVKELEKQLKDDQDRPGTARSGGSSNDSSSDHDAQEREEELIYLRERVEEYVTEIERLRNDSMAKEAEKRKLSEVVRSLGERTSGNLGSQEEADVWKDLLEQETARREQSDEDNRKLRDELFRIKQEMSSGHGGLHHTTNIYNITKKPRQTSPSRPVSGLSGDVETNGGFSAASTLVDELRRESEQLRHENAELRREVGAQTSMLTSRNREKERLYQEIEDLKMAQRRGGPAPSTVDSLLERSASRAGAHHRSMSRVSASRTQMTEIDELEREELENKLAETRDKISEIKLQNQELQRELEGCMADFETAVEGKRQAEEIAVTLQEDLDNAMNDLVALQAERDEALREQADMEAEFESLRKEAQEEIDALEGEADQRSDEIQRLQLELNDRTENFDALQEEMRKMSEALVGLEDEQAAKFRRIQQLEQDLADANKESEELETKLLESNDKAQRLSVQQESSQGEIAFLREEQESDKIRIGDLEAALANTEQSLREERDRVKELEQRLATERRQHEMVSNQEKEEVQQFVNELNREMSAAKDEARRLRKSLTSREVEATEWKERLMELENNLREALGDLNGTRSSLLKSIAKLQRELENTVRELDTTKASLVEKDRLIKQRDALLESHGLESRKLAGELEKERQAHRTTRNQFETFQKTHLHVSRTVSTQDLRISELESTRAQDKKRISQLEATFRDQLTERNNLLLVLWTRLSALCGTDWAHDNSLINGRALPSLEAVATMLPGFSKNLLAAVKTIETMVGGFSSRIKGVERDLWREYQSLENNLESRTKKLERLETIVRNSMTSGTLGSYEQARMSRLEDAYRQLKVENATLRTAQDVRSRAAYSANNDPNAAMPEPGSGSPSPSIPTGPRERERKPRKGERASTMTRSASSHTVTTTGTGTTPTPGSANHNPFETTLAERDPTDNRWIFKLRDLENKLKAEREGRSQDRNAARQRLGGLETENRDLRSEVSRIRRANGQLGDS, from the exons ATGGAACGTGAGGACGACACCCGGCCCTCGAGCCGCCCCAAtcgcgacgatgacggcaacAACCGCCCGACCACCGCCCGCCGCTTGGAACACGACGACAATGACTCTCGTCCTGATGACCCTACAGAAAACACCACtcccgccgacgacaagtcACACTCCATCCCCGCCGAGAACCACTCTCCCGACGGCCGTGATCACGAACACGGTCACACCCATAACAGCCACCCCGACTCCGACCCAGACGCCGCCCTCAAGACCCCCTCTAAGCCCCCGGCCCATTCCGATCCCTCAAACGAATCCATGCTGCCTCCGCCACGGCCCCAGGCCTCCGCCGTCCCGGACAGCAGTTTCGTCGAGGGCGCTACCTTTGACGACTCGCGCCACGACTCCTTGGCTGAGTCTGCCGTACGCGCCCATCTCCAAGACGTCGAATCGAGTTTCGTCTCTCGCCTCTCTCCTATCCCGACAATAACCCACGAGGGCACCGACGACACCTACCTCttcgatggcgccgccccTGCCAGGTCCCCTGCACCGCCGCGACATACCCCTGCGAAGAGTCCCAGTCCGAGCCCCCGGCCGACTTCTGAACCAGACCGTGACGAAAAGTCGGACGCCAATGACCTTTCCGAGTTGCGTCCCCAAGACTCTGCCTCCGCCGATGTCTCCGACACGACATCCGCCCTCGAAAccatgtcctcctcgcccgcagccgccgccgccgcccgcacAATCTCGAGAGCAGTGTCCAGCGCGAGCAACCGGACCGACAAGCATTCACACGGGCCCAGTCCGGCTGACCAGACTGACGAGGAGCCACCGTTCCTTCGTGCAgagtccgccgccgactcggtctCCACAACCCTGCGCAGCAAACGATCGGACGGAAGCCTGCGTGGaggtctcgtcgacgccggcagcACACCGGGACACGCCTTGAGCTACGGCACCCGACCCAAGTACTTGCGAAGCCGCGGCGCCAGTCAGCgctcctccgtctcctcctttATCACCAACCCCGATACCCACGATGATCTTGAGAGCGAAGGCACCGCCAATCTGGGCGCCGACTTTGCTCTTCAatccggcggcgccgcccctACCTTGAGCTTGCCTCGAAGCCTCAGCAGCATATTGTCGCGCTCCGTGAGCATCGGCAGCATGGTCTCCGGCATGGACGATCCGGAGTCGTTGCCCAACCAGCTCGAGACACtagacgaggtcgacaatGCATTCACGCCCCGACGACTGCCGCgaaacgacgacgaccttttGGCTACGCCAAAGCCTTCCAAAGAGAACCTCACCGCCCCGACCGACACCGTCATCGCCCGGCATGTTAGAAATGTGCAGGTGCCCGAGTCGCTGGCGAAGGAGTACAGAAACAAGAGCGGCTTCGTGACGCCCCGCAAACCCTCCGACATGCCGCTCAGCGCTTCCACGAGGTCGGGTAAGAACCTGACACTCAAGGAGCAGAGCAGCACCATCGAGCGTCTGTCCAAGGAGAATTTCGACCTCAAGCTCAAGGTCATGTTTCTTAGCGACCGTCTCGACAAGCTCTCCGAAGAGGGTGTTAGGGAAATGATCTCGGAGAACGTTGAGCTCAAGACGAACCTAGCCGTCATCCAGCGCGACAACAAGGCACTGCGTAGGAGggtcaaggagctcgagaagcagctCAAGGACGACCAAGATCGACCCGGTACCGCGAGGAGCGGCGGCTCGTCAAACGACAGCTCATCCGACCACGACGCCCAGGagcgcgaggaggagctgatTTACTTGCGCGAGCGCGTCGAGGAGTACGTGACCGAGATCGAGAGGCTTCGCAACGACAGCATGGCTAAGGAGGCGGAGAAACGCAAGCTGAGCGAGGTCGTCAGGTCACTGGGCGAGAGGACCAGTGGCAACCTCGGTAGTCAGGAGGAGGCGGATGTTTGGAAGGATCTCCTCGAACAGGAAACCGCCCGCCGCGAGCAATCCGACGAAGACAACCGCAAGCTGCGCGACGAACTATTCCGCATCAAGCAGGAGATGAGCAGCGGACACGGTGGCCTGCACCATACAACCAACATTTACAATATCACCAAGAAGCCGAGACAAACATCGCCCAGTCGTCCCGTATCCGGCCTCTCGGGAGACGTCGAGACGAACGGTGGCTTTAGTGCCGCCAGCACGTTGGTTGATGAGCTGCGCAGAGAGAGCGAGCAGCTGCGGCACGAGAACGCCGAGCTGAGGCGCGAGGTTGGCGCGCAGACATCCATGCTCACGTCGAGAAACCGCGAAAAGGAGCGGCTGTACCAGGAGATCGAGGACCTGAAGATGGCacaacggcgaggaggtcctGCACCGTCTACGGTGGACTCCCTCCTGGAGCGTTCGGCATCGCGTGCTGGTGCGCATCACAGGTCCATGTCACGCGTAAGCGCCAGCAGAACCCAAATGACTGAGATTGACGAGCTGGAACGCGAAGAGCTGGAGAacaagctggccgagacgCGTGACAAGATCAGCGAGATCAAATTGCAGAATCAAGAGCTCCAACGTGAGCTCGAAGGATGCATGGCAGACTTTGAGACAGCAGTTGAGGGCAAGCGACAGGCAGAGGAGATCGCTGTCACGCTGCAGGAGGACCTCGACAACGCCATGAACGACCTCGTGGCGCTGCAGGCCGAACGGGACGAGGCGCTCAGGGAGCAGGCTGACATGGAGGCGGAGTTCGAGTCATTGCGGAAAGAAGCGCAGGAGGAGATTGACGCGCTCGAAGGCGAGGCCGACCAACGGAGCGACGAGATACAGAGGCTCCAACTTGAGCTCAACGACCGAACCGAAAACTTTGACGCGCTGCAGGAGGAAATGCGCAAGATGAGCGAGGCGCTGGTCGGGTTGGAGGACGAGCAAGCCGCCAAGTTCCGCAGGATACAGCAGCTGGAACAGGACCTCGCGGACGCTAACAAGGAATCCGAGGAGCTTGAGACCAAGTTGCTCGAGTCAAACGACAAGGCGCAGCGGCTCAGCGTGCAACAGGAATCCAGCCAGGGGGAGATCGCCTTTCTccgggaggagcaggagagcGACAAGATCCGCATCGGCGATCTCGAAGCGGCACTCGCCAACACGGAGCAAAGCCTGCGCGAGGAGCGCGACAGGGTCAAGGAGCTGGAGCAACGCCTGGCCACGGAGCGTCGGCAGCACGAGATGGTGTCTAaccaggagaaggaggaggtaCAGCAGTTTGTCAACGAGCTCAACCGCGAGATGTcggcggccaaggacgaAGCCCGGAGGTTGCGTAAGAGTCTCACCTCGCGCGAAGTCGAAGCGACCGAATGGAAAGAGCGGCTCATGGAACTGGAGAACAATCTTAGAGAGGCACTGGGCGATCTTAACGGGACGCGTTCCAGCCTGCTCAAG TCGATTGCCAAGCTCCAGCGTGAGCTCGAGAACACGGTCCGCGAGCTGGACACAACCAAGGCATCCCTCGTTGAGAAAGACCGCCTCATCAAGCAGCGCGACGCCCTGCTCGAGTCTCACGGGCTGGAGTCTCGCAAGCTCGCGGgagagctcgagaaggagaggcAGGCGCACCGAACGACGAGGAACCAGTTCGAGACGTTCCAGAAGACGCACCTGCACGTGTCGAGGACCGTCAGCACGCAAGATCTGCGCATCTCGGAGCTCGAGTCAACGCGGGCCCAGGACAAGAAGAGGATCTCGCAGCTCGAGGCGACGTTCAGAGACCAGCTCACGGAGCGCAACAACCTGCTGCTCGTGCTGTGGACGCGACTCTCGGCCCTCTGCGGCACCGACTGGGCGCACGACAACAGCCTCATCAACGGGCGTGCGCTGCCctccctcgaggccgtcgccacGATGCTGCCGGGCTTCAGCAAGAACCTGCTGGCGGCAGTCAAGACAATTGAGACGATGGTAGGCGGGTTCTCGTCCCGCATCAAGGGTGTGGAGCGGGATTTGTGGCGCGAGTACCAGAGCCTCGAGAACAACCTCGAGTCCCGGACAAAGAAGCTCGAGCGGCTTGAGACGATTGTGCGCAACAGCATGACGTCCGGGACGCTTGGGTCGTACGAGCAGGCAAGGATGTCACGGTTGGAGGACGCCTACCGCCAGCTCAAGGTGGAAAACGCGACGCTGCGGACGGCGCAGGACGTCAGGAGTCGGGCGGCCTATTCAGCCAACAACGACCCGAACGCGGCCATGCCTGAGCCCGGCAGCGGCagtccgtcgccgtccatcCCGACGGGACCTCGTGAGCGCGAACGAAAGCCGCGCAAGGGCGagcgggcgtcgacgatgacccGCAGCGCTTCGAGCCAcacggtgacgacgacggggacagggacgacgccgacgccaggGTCCGCCAACCACAACCCTTTTGAGACGACGCTCGCAGAGAGAGACCCCACCGACAACCGGTGGATCTTCAAGCTGCGCGACCTCGAGAACAAGCTCAAGGCAGAGCGTGAGGGCCGTTCGCAGGACCGTAACGCGGCCAGGCAGCGACTTGGCGGGCTCGAAACGGAGAATCGCGACCTCAGGAGCGAAGTGAGCCGCATACGCAGGGCCAACGGGCAACTAGGAGACAGCTAA
- a CDS encoding Putative isopenicillin N synthase-like superfamily, protein MSRLITLSRCRTTSLLRLQPQRRTVMMGTAASRHGPKKEGDISSVFVSLSGTTREPLPDRFRTLKQDLVAGHEDAVVKSWGRLVRALREENETVVAKGPAIIPSVDFKNIDEDINGLKAEIRKRGAAVVRGVVDEKEARGYKEEIEAYVRKNPFTKAFPADNPQVYELYWSLPQLRARAHPNMLKTQATLIRELWSASSGGAAISMQPLTYSDRLRIRQPGDATFALGPHIDGGSVERWERDGYGRGGGTYDAVFRGDWESYDPWDVTARVEAVQDLYNGAGACSMFRMFQGWLSMSASGPREGTLLVNPLVQLSTAYFLLRPFFQPRRTASDVGAEAFLREDNWAFTGGDEMTSELQGATPGHGQELSDALHPHLRLGETMVHVPRIRPGDFVVWHTDQIHAVDTVHQGRGDSSVIYIPVCPATDLNVEYLARQREAFLNGLPGPDFPGGKGESEHVGRPGEDAIRGAEARRAMGLEKLVAVGEGQAEREMIERANRALGL, encoded by the exons ATGTCCCGCCTTATCACCCTTTCCCGGTGCAGAACCACCTCCCTGCTGCGTCTTCAGCCCCAACGTCGCACCGTTATGATGGGCACCGCAGCCTCCCGCCACGGCCCCAAGAAGGAAGGCGACATCTCGtccgtcttcgtctcccTCTCCGGCACAACGCGTGAGCCCCTGCCGGACCGCTTCCGCACGCTTAAACAGGACCTTGTTGCCGGGCACGAGGACGCCGTGGTTAAGTCCTGGGGCCGCCTCGTGCGCGCCCTGCGCGAGGAGAACGAGACTGTCGTGGCCAAGGGCCCCGCCATCATCCCCAGCGTCGATTTCAAGAACATCGACGAAGACATTAACGGGTTGAAGGCGGAGATCCGCAAAAGGGGCGCCGCGGTTGTTCGAGGCGTTGTTGATGAGAAGGAGGCGAGGGGATACAAAGAAGAGATTGAGGCGTATGTGCGCAAGAACCCGTTCACAAAGG CTTTCCCCGCCGACAACCCCCAAGTATATGAGCTGTACTGGTCTTTGCCGCAGCTCAGGGCCCGCGCGCACCCCAACATGCTCAAGACGCAAGCAACGCTCATACGCGAGCTGTGGAGCGCGTCCTCAGGCGGCGCGGCCATCTCGATGCAGCCCCTGACGTACAGCGACCGGCTGCGGATCCGGCAGCCTGGCGACGCCaccttcgccctcggcccgcACATCGACGGCGGGTCCGTGGAGCGGTGGGAGCGCGACGGGTACGGCCGCGGTGGCGGTACCTACGACGCTGTGTTCCGCGGTGACTGGGAAAGCTACGACCCGTGGGACGTGACGGCGCGCGTAGAGGCCGTGCAGGACCTGtacaacggcgccggcgcatGCAGCATGTTCCGCATGTTCCAGGGGTGGCTGAGCATGAGCGCCAGCGGGCCGCGTGAGGGCACGCTGCTCGTGAACCCGCTCGTGCAGCTCTCGACGGCCTATTTCCTGCTGCGGCCGTTCTTCCAGCCACGAAGGACCGCCAGCgatgtcggcgccgaggcgtTTCTTCGGGAGGACAATTGGGCGTtcacgggcggcgacgagatgacGAGCGAGCTGCAGGGCGCGACGCCGGGCCACGGTCAGGAGCTCAGCGACGCGCTGCACCCGCACCTGCGCCTCGGCGAGACCATGGTGCATGTGCCACGCATCCGGCCCGGGGACTTTGTTGTATGGCACACGGACCAGATCCATGCCGTCGACACCGTGCACCAGGGCCGGGGCGACTCGAGCGTCATCTATATTCCCGTGTGTCCGGCGACGGACTTGAACGTGGAATACCTGGCGAGGCAGCGGGAGGCGTTCCTGAACGGGCTTCCAGGGCCGGATTTCCCTGGCGGCAAGGGAGAAAGTGAGCACGTCGGGCGGCCCGGGGAAGACGCCATTCGTGGGGCAGAGGCGAGGCGGGCAATGGGATTAGAGAAgctggtcgccgtcggggaGGGGCAGGCCGAGAGGGAGATGATTGAGCGGGCGAACCGGGCGCTGGGGCTCTGA